The genomic window GAAGCTGTGGCTAAAGTAAACGAAATTAAAGGTCGCTCTGCGGATAAAAGCTTAATTGTACTGTTAGACACAGATAATAAGTTGCAAAGCTACGTTAATGATGTATCAGAAGTTGCTTACGATTTAATTGAATATGCAGAAAAGCCGCTAACCGTAATCTTCTCGAATGCTAAAAACTTAGCAGCAAACGTGATTAATGCAGATGGCAGCGTAGGTATCCGAATTCCTAAACATGACTTTTGCCAACAGTTAGTTCAGCGTTTTCGAAAACCTATTGTGTCTACTTCTGCTAACATTAGCGGAGAACCTACACCTAAATTTTTCGATGAAATTAGTGATGAGGTAAAAGATGCTGTAGATTACATTGTAGAGTTAGAGCAAGAAGATAAAACGCCAAAACAGCCATCAACTATTGTTAAACTGGGTACTGGCGGACAGTTTGAGTTTATTAGGAAATAGTGTTTTCGTCATTGCGAGACACGAAG from Pedobacter sp. SL55 includes these protein-coding regions:
- a CDS encoding L-threonylcarbamoyladenylate synthase: MAIKEEINKTLEILKNGGVILYPTDTVWGLGCDATNAEAVAKVNEIKGRSADKSLIVLLDTDNKLQSYVNDVSEVAYDLIEYAEKPLTVIFSNAKNLAANVINADGSVGIRIPKHDFCQQLVQRFRKPIVSTSANISGEPTPKFFDEISDEVKDAVDYIVELEQEDKTPKQPSTIVKLGTGGQFEFIRK